The following DNA comes from Calditrichota bacterium.
CGCCGGTGACGGCTTGTCCTGCTGGCCGACGTCGGCGGCCAGGGCTGAGCCGCGGATGGTCGTCGGTCACCGGCCACCGAACCCGGCGAGGGGTGTTCAGCTCTCCCCAACCGCGATCACGAAGAGGAGGCGGCGACGGACAGCCCGGCGCCCCACCCGAGATTGAGCCTGTCACGGCCGCCCATCCCCGAGCAAATCCAGCCCCCTGACTTGCCCAGCAGCGACGAAGGGCCCGGGTCCTGCCCGCCTGCGGCAATTCAGCAGCTTGAGACCGAGGCGAGGCGCAGCCGGCGATTGACGGAAATGCACTGCCGAGTTCAGGCATCAGCGCCCATCAGCGGTTCACGGCAGAGGACTGACCGAAGCGGGTTTCTCCTCAAAGGGGTCCTAGAAGGGCGGCAAGCCTGGAAAGAGTTACCGCGTAACCACCAAGTACCGCCTGGTACCCTGGTGAAGGAGTCGGCCGCCGGACACAGGGGACAATGCCTTGCCGCGACGTTGGCGCCCTAAGCGAGTTGAGGCGCCCCCAGGTCGATCGCAACCAGCGGCCAATGAGCGAACCAGCACGCACCCGGCGAGGCCATGGTCGCCACTATGGCCTGCTTTTTTTTCTTGACTTTGGCGCCAGAATTCCTTATCTTCCCGGCAGAAGCGGGGAAATGCCATGTACAGGCGATCAGGGGAAAGATGGACAGACACAGCCGTGCGCAAGGGGCAGAAGGACGGTCTGCCGCGAGGGGAAAGGGCGTGTATGTGCAGCCACAGGCCGCCCCAAAGAGAGCGGTATCGTCCTGCTCGTTTGCCCACGGCTCACAGAGCAGACAGGTCGCCTCCGAGAAGAGCCGCTCATGTACCACAGGGCAAGGAAACGACTGACCACCTCCTATGTGGTGGCATGTCTCCTCCTACTTGCCGCGGGGTACTTGGTCTGGCCCTCCCGGGCAGCGTGGAAAGACCCCAAGCTCTTGCCCTACCGACTTGTCACCCTCCAAGAGCTGCCACAAGCGCTTGCCACTCATGACGCCGACCATAACGGATTCAGCGAGTGTTACCACCTTAGCTCCACTGGGCACGAACAAAGGGGTGCCAATGTCGTCTGCCGACGTGATCACAACGGGGTATTGATCGAGCAGTACAACTTCCTGGGTGAGGTCAAGTCCCCGGTGCACTTTGCTGATGTGGTGGGCGATGGCCGGGACGAACTGGTGGCATGGATCACTCGCAACGATACGGCCTTCGTGGAGATCCGCACCTTCGACGACCAGCGCATCGCCTGTTTCCCGGCAGTCACCAAAGATGAGTACAGCAATATCGAGAATATCGGGGTCTGGGACTGTCACGGTTACCTCCTCGATGCCCGCGACATCGACGGCGACGGGCTGAAAGACCTGGTCTTCGCCGTCCGCACCGGCTACGCGGGATCTCCCCGCGGCATCTATGCGTTCAGGCTCCCTGACGGCAAGCTGCTGTGGCACGAACAAATGGGGGCATTCCCTACGGGGCAGGTTGCTGCCGATTTGGACGGCGACGGCTTGCCAGAATATGTCCTGGGCTGCGACACTCCGGAGAACTTGCGGCGGCCGATTAACGGCACCCAGGACAACGTCGCCTACCTGATGGTTTTCGACCACGACGGCCGCCGGCTTTTCCGCGAAGTGCTCGGCGACAAGGGAACGTTCGTGCGGCCTTGGCTGTTCCGGCATGAGCCCAGAGGGCCGTTGCGCTGCGGAGTGATCTGTGATAGACGTATCAAGGAAGCCCAGGCTCTGCCGAGCGAGGTGCTGGAATTAGAGTTTCCCCGTTTGACCCTCCGTCGCTTGCTGCCTCCACTCCCCTTTGCTCTCAATTTGGGTGCCTTTGTCGACCTTGACGAGAACGGCGTGTACGAACTGCTGCTCATCGGCGACAACGCCACTGCGTATCTTTATCGCTACGACCCAGCCAGAGGCATGTATGTCCCTGGCATCGAGCGCGAGTTGCGCTTGGCGGCCGGTCGCCTTGCCGATGCGATAGTAGTTCACGATCTGGATCAGGACGGCGCAAAGGAGATCTTGGTCGACACAGGCACCCGCGGGTCTTTCGTACTGGATGCAAGGCTGAGACTACTGGCTACCGCGCCGGATATCACCGTAATTCACGTGGTGCTGCGCGGCAAGGAGAGACCGCTCCTCCTGGCGAGTTATGTGGGCCGTCCCGCCTCCTCGCTCATGCGTTTCGAGCGCACGCCCGGGCGCTGGCGGAACTACGCGGCGCTGGTGGTGCCTCCTGCGGCCCTGTTTGTTCTCCTGGTCGCCTTGAGCTGGCAGTTCCTCCTTTCCTTTGCTGCCTGCCGCACACTCCCTGCGCTTGCCCCAACGGCCAACTGGGTGCGGCTCGATCGGAGCCTGGCCATCCGCGAGTGCAGCCAAGCGGTTACGGACAAGCTGCCTGCGCCAACGCCCACGGTGTCCCTGCAGGAGGTCCTCCCGCCCGGCGCAGCTCAATTCGTGCGGAGCTGGATTGGGAGGCACAAGGCAAGTCGGGCTGAAGCCGTGCGCGATGTGGAGCTTCCCGATCGCACGCACAGCCTCGTTGTCTTCGAGTGGTACCCTTGGCCAGGGCCAGCTCTCTTCCGTGGCGGCGTACTTCTGTGGCGGCAACTCCCCGGTTTCGGGCTCCCCCGCAGCGGCGAGTGGATGAAGCTAACCCGCGCCATGGTGCACGACGCAAAAAACCCGCTGTCTGCCTCGCTGAACATAGTGGCACGCCTGCGGCGAGGAGACCAGGCCTCACACCGAGGCGATGGCAAGGCCCAAGAGGATCTCGCGGAAGTGGAAGCCCAGATCCTGCAGGCGCGCAACGCCATAGTGCGCCTCCTGTCGTTCATGGACGTGACGACCCACACGCCGCGGCCGTGCGACGTCAACGCCTTGATTGAAGAAGTGTGCGAACAATTCCGAGCAGAGCTCGCTGCCGGGGTTCGCCTGCGACTGGAGCTCAGCGACAATCTGCCCCTCGTGCGCGTTACTCACGAGGCTTTGCGCATGGCTCTGCGCAATATCATCCAGAACGCGGTGGAGGCAGTGGGCCCGCAGGGGTCCATCGTGGTCAGCAGCTATACCGAGACAAGGCCTTCTTCGGAGAGCAGAGCGGGGGAATCGTGGATTGTCATCGAGATTCTTGACGACGGCCCGGGGATCCCACCGGACCTCAGGCCGAACCTTTTTGAGCCTGGCATCTCAACCAAAGAGGGTGGCTCAGGGCTCGGCCTGGCGATTACTAAAGAGATCATGCAGTCGTTGCAAGGGGAGGTGCGGGTCGACTCTCCAGGAGGCCACGGCACTCTGGTCGTGCTGAGCATCCCGGTCCGCCATCCTACCAGCTGAGGCCTCCTGGCACGCCGGTTGCAAACCTTCCACTGTCACTTCACCAAACTCATGGCAAGAGCTCATGGAAGAACCCGTTCGCGTCTTGATCGCTGACGACAACCGCAACCTTCGCCTGCAGCTGCGTGACATCGCCGAGGAGGCCGGCTACCAGGTAGAAGAGGCAGCCGACGGCGAAGAGGCGCTCAGCCGGCTGTCCGACGCCGAGTTCGACCTGCTGCTGCTCGACCTGCAAATGCCCAAGCTCTCCGGCCTGCAGGTGCTGGAACGTGCCAAAGGCCTGGCTCACCCCCCGGAAGTGCTGATCGTCACCGACTATGCCACGGTCGACGCTGCTGTGCAGGCAACGCGCCTGGGGGCGTTCGACTTTATCGAGCGCGACACCGTGGAGCGGCGCCTGCCAGTGAGCATGCGCAATGCGTTGCAGAAGCGGCAGATAGAGCGTGAAAACCAGCGGCTGCGCAGCCTTCGCGACCCCGGCGAGCTACTGGGCAGCAGTGCCGCAATGGCCGAACTGCGCCAGCGCATAGCCCAGGTGGCCAAGACCGACAGCACCGTGCTCATTCTCGGCGAGAGCGGCTCGGGCAAGGAGCTGGTGGCGCGAGCCCTGCATCGGCAGAGTCCGCGCGCCGGCAAGCCGTTTGTGGTGGTCAACTGCAGTGCACTGAGCGAGACGCTATTGGAGAGCGAGCTTTTCGGGCATGTGAAAGGGGCCTTCACCGGAGCGCACTTCGCCAAGAAGGGCCTGTTCGAATACGCCGACTCTGGCACCATCTTCCTCGATGAGATAGGGGATATGAGTCCGGCTGCCCAGACCAAGGTGTTGCGCGTGTTAGAGTACGGGGACGTGCACAAGGTGGGCTCCTTGGACAGCATCCGCGTGAACGTCCGCATCCTGGCCGCTACTAACCGCCAGTTGGAACAAGATGTTGCCAATGGGTGTTTCCGAGAAGACCTCTACTATAGGCTCAAAGTGGTCGTCCTGCGCGTTCCCCCTTTGCGCGAGCACCCGGAGGACATCCCCCTCCTGGCAAATCACTTCCTGCGCACCTTCTGCGAGCTGAACCGCCGCCCGCCTGCGACACTTGCCCCCGAGGCGTTGCAGCTTCTCTCCCAGTACCATTGGCCCAACAATGTGCGCGAATTGCGCAATCTCATGGAGAGGGTATCGATCCTGTGCAGTTCTGAGGTAGTGAACGCCTGGGAGCTTGACCAGGTGTGGGAAAAAGAGGAAGGCGGTGGACCCGAGTCGCTGTTCCGCGGCCAGATTATGCCGCTTGCGGAGGCCTGGCGCCAGTTCGAGCGCGCCTACATCCGGCGGGCCTTGGTCGCCTGCCGCGGCAACGTCAGCGAAACCGCCCGGCTCTTGCAGATCAACAGGAGTCATTTGCATGTGAAGATGAGGGAATTGGGGGTGGGGTTGTTCTCCCGGGAATAGCTGAAGGTGTCCTCCCTCCTCTCCGCGTGCGTGGGGCAGGACGTACATAGCGGCGCGCGGCGATGTTGGCAAATTCCAACAGTCTGTTGGGAAAATCCATCAGTATAGCGCTTGCCACCTACGCTGACCAATCAGAA
Coding sequences within:
- a CDS encoding sigma-54-dependent Fis family transcriptional regulator; the protein is MEEPVRVLIADDNRNLRLQLRDIAEEAGYQVEEAADGEEALSRLSDAEFDLLLLDLQMPKLSGLQVLERAKGLAHPPEVLIVTDYATVDAAVQATRLGAFDFIERDTVERRLPVSMRNALQKRQIERENQRLRSLRDPGELLGSSAAMAELRQRIAQVAKTDSTVLILGESGSGKELVARALHRQSPRAGKPFVVVNCSALSETLLESELFGHVKGAFTGAHFAKKGLFEYADSGTIFLDEIGDMSPAAQTKVLRVLEYGDVHKVGSLDSIRVNVRILAATNRQLEQDVANGCFREDLYYRLKVVVLRVPPLREHPEDIPLLANHFLRTFCELNRRPPATLAPEALQLLSQYHWPNNVRELRNLMERVSILCSSEVVNAWELDQVWEKEEGGGPESLFRGQIMPLAEAWRQFERAYIRRALVACRGNVSETARLLQINRSHLHVKMRELGVGLFSRE